One Paracidovorax avenae ATCC 19860 genomic region harbors:
- a CDS encoding DUF1624 domain-containing protein: protein MPSSLTSAPPPSSAPSAGPAASATSRLVSIDALRGLVIVFMLLDHVRETFFMHHQVTDPMALADTPPALFFNRVLAHLCAPVFIFLAGLSAFLYGSRQPDGRRAATVFLVQRGLFLVLLELTVVNFAWTFQWPPQVVYLQVIWVIGLSMLALALLLWLPRGVLVAVGLLLVAGHNLLDGVHFPAGHVLHVPWAILHDRGWLAVGDGLRMRTSYPLLPWIGVIALGYAAGPWFTAGADAGQRHRCLVAWSVGALALFFALRWLNAYGDHPRALGATPLETVMGFLNVTKYPPSLLFVALTLGLGLALLAAFERVPARAGWLRVLVAFGAAPMFFYVLHLYVLKVLYLGALGLWGPNQGRYFGFDAVWQVWLCTAVLAALLYGPVRAFGAFKARRKDLAWLRFL from the coding sequence ATGCCGTCTTCCCTCACATCCGCTCCGCCGCCGTCCTCCGCACCATCTGCCGGGCCAGCGGCATCCGCAACATCCCGCCTGGTGTCCATCGACGCACTGCGCGGCCTGGTGATCGTCTTCATGCTGCTCGACCACGTGCGCGAGACGTTCTTCATGCACCACCAGGTCACGGACCCCATGGCGTTGGCCGACACACCGCCAGCCCTGTTCTTCAACCGTGTCCTGGCACACCTGTGCGCGCCGGTCTTCATCTTCCTCGCGGGGCTGTCCGCCTTCCTCTACGGCAGCCGCCAGCCGGACGGGCGCCGGGCCGCCACGGTGTTCCTCGTGCAGCGCGGGCTGTTCCTGGTGTTGCTGGAACTCACGGTGGTGAATTTCGCGTGGACCTTCCAGTGGCCGCCGCAGGTGGTCTATCTGCAGGTGATCTGGGTGATCGGCCTGAGCATGCTGGCGCTGGCCCTGCTGCTGTGGCTGCCGCGCGGCGTGCTGGTGGCGGTCGGGCTGCTGCTGGTGGCGGGCCACAACCTGCTCGATGGCGTGCATTTTCCCGCGGGGCATGTGCTGCACGTGCCTTGGGCCATCCTGCACGACCGGGGATGGCTCGCCGTGGGAGACGGCCTGCGGATGCGCACGTCCTATCCGCTGCTGCCCTGGATCGGCGTGATCGCGCTGGGGTATGCCGCCGGCCCGTGGTTCACCGCCGGGGCAGATGCGGGGCAGCGGCACCGTTGCCTGGTGGCCTGGTCGGTGGGGGCACTGGCGTTGTTCTTCGCGCTGCGGTGGCTGAACGCCTATGGTGACCATCCCCGGGCGCTGGGTGCCACGCCGCTGGAAACCGTGATGGGTTTCCTGAACGTGACGAAGTACCCGCCCTCGCTGCTCTTCGTGGCGCTGACCTTGGGCCTCGGACTGGCATTGCTCGCCGCCTTCGAGCGCGTGCCGGCGCGGGCGGGGTGGCTGCGGGTGCTGGTGGCCTTCGGGGCCGCACCCATGTTCTTCTATGTGCTTCACCTGTACGTGCTGAAGGTGCTCTACCTCGGCGCGCTGGGACTCTGGGGGCCCAACCAGGGACGCTATTTCGGGTTCGACGCGGTGTGGCAGGTGTGGCTCTGCACGGCCGTGCTGGCCGCGCTGCTCTATGGGCCGGTGCGCGCGTTCGGGGCCTTCAAGGCGCGGCGAAAAGACCTGGCCTGGCTGCGGTTCCTGTAG
- a CDS encoding multidrug effflux MFS transporter, giving the protein MPSSPFLRMALVLGLLSAIGPFAIDMYLPALPEIGHGLGAPVGAVQWSLTAFFLSLGVGQLLYGPLSDMAGRKPPLYFGLALFTVASVGCALATSIEALLVLRFLQGLGAAAGMVVPRAVVRDLHTGHEAARLMSLLMLVFSVSPLLAPLAGSGVIALAGWRGVFWAVAIAALAGLLLVRFALGETRPAAERTHSTLGSALRGYALLLRDRHYLGLVFIGGCAMAGFFVYLAGSPFVLINHYGLTPTQYSLAFSFNAAAFFAMAQFNGMLAARFGLEPIVKVAATASSAVMAVMLGYYLLGGDRLAVLIGLYFMASALMGLVIPTTSVLALEEHGAIAGTASALMGTLQMLTGAVAMGLVGLFADGRPLPMVAGMATGAFLGTALCWTTLGRTRVAPGRGRRGARA; this is encoded by the coding sequence ATGCCTTCTTCGCCTTTCCTGCGCATGGCCCTGGTGCTGGGCCTGCTTTCCGCCATCGGTCCCTTCGCGATCGACATGTATCTGCCCGCGCTGCCCGAGATCGGGCATGGCCTGGGCGCGCCGGTGGGCGCGGTGCAGTGGAGCCTGACGGCCTTCTTCCTCTCGCTCGGCGTGGGCCAGTTGCTCTACGGCCCGCTGTCGGACATGGCCGGGCGCAAGCCACCGCTGTATTTCGGGCTGGCGCTGTTCACCGTGGCGAGCGTCGGCTGCGCGCTGGCCACCAGCATCGAAGCCCTGCTCGTGCTGCGCTTCCTGCAGGGCCTGGGCGCGGCCGCTGGCATGGTGGTGCCGCGCGCCGTGGTGCGCGACCTGCACACGGGCCACGAGGCCGCGCGGCTGATGTCGCTGCTGATGCTGGTGTTCAGCGTGTCGCCGCTGCTGGCGCCGCTGGCGGGCAGCGGCGTGATCGCCCTTGCCGGCTGGCGTGGCGTGTTCTGGGCCGTGGCCATCGCCGCGCTGGCCGGGCTGCTGCTGGTGCGCTTCGCGCTTGGCGAGACCCGGCCCGCCGCGGAGCGGACGCACAGCACCCTGGGCAGCGCGTTGCGGGGCTATGCCCTGTTGCTGCGTGACCGGCATTACCTGGGCCTGGTTTTCATCGGCGGTTGCGCGATGGCGGGTTTTTTCGTGTACCTGGCGGGCTCGCCGTTCGTGCTCATCAACCACTATGGGCTCACGCCTACGCAGTACAGCCTGGCCTTCTCGTTCAATGCTGCGGCGTTCTTTGCCATGGCGCAGTTCAACGGCATGTTGGCCGCCCGCTTCGGGCTGGAGCCGATCGTGAAGGTGGCGGCCACGGCTTCGTCGGCGGTGATGGCCGTGATGCTGGGGTACTACCTGCTGGGCGGTGACCGGCTCGCGGTGCTGATCGGCCTGTACTTCATGGCGAGCGCACTCATGGGACTGGTGATTCCCACGACCTCGGTGCTGGCACTGGAGGAGCACGGCGCAATCGCGGGCACGGCCTCCGCGCTGATGGGGACGCTGCAGATGCTCACGGGCGCCGTGGCGATGGGGCTGGTGGGGCTGTTCGCCGATGGCCGGCCGCTGCCGATGGTCGCGGGGATGGCGACCGGCGCATTCCTCGGCACGGCGCTGTGCTGGACCACGCTGGGCCGCACCCGCGTGGCGCCCGGCCGGGGCCGCCGGGGAGCCCGTGCATGA
- a CDS encoding MFS transporter: MSGAAPGTTPGAGEGGTTGAAASRPAGVADGLEPPERGRAMLVIILGIAVAVLDGSIMNLALPTIARELQAGAPQAIWVVNAYQIATLGMLLPLAALGERIGYRRVYLLGMGLFAVSSLGAMLASSLEVLIAARAVQGLGAAGIMSVNAALVRMIYPRARLGQGLALNSLVVAASSVAGPSVAAAILSVSSWPMLFAINLPLGLATLWLGRRALPFNPAPPAHGAKAGARFSVIDVALNVLMFALVFIGGDQLGVHGGAGGLPLGPALTLLAGLAVGVVFVRRQVRADRRGETPLFPVDLLRIPVFSLSMGASIAAFCAQMLAFLALPFLLLEAHGRSHAEAGLLITPWPLAIVAVAPLAGRLIGRVPDGLLGGIGMAVLALGLAALAGMPQDAGAFGVVWRMALCGVGFALFQSPNNHTIVTSAPLQRSGAAGGMLSTARLTGQTLGAVLLAVIFAIQGTHGGHAETVAFWLAAGSAVVAGVCSVLRLGPARAAGGRGAGH; encoded by the coding sequence ATGAGCGGCGCAGCACCTGGCACGACGCCCGGAGCGGGGGAGGGCGGCACCACGGGAGCCGCCGCGTCGCGGCCTGCAGGCGTGGCGGACGGACTGGAGCCGCCGGAGCGCGGGCGGGCGATGCTGGTGATCATCCTCGGCATCGCCGTCGCGGTGCTGGACGGCAGCATCATGAACCTGGCGCTGCCCACCATCGCCCGGGAACTGCAGGCCGGCGCGCCACAGGCCATCTGGGTGGTGAACGCCTACCAGATCGCCACCCTGGGCATGCTGCTGCCGCTGGCCGCGCTCGGGGAGCGCATCGGCTACCGGCGCGTGTACCTGCTGGGCATGGGCCTGTTCGCCGTCTCGTCGCTCGGCGCCATGCTGGCGTCGTCGCTGGAGGTGCTGATCGCGGCGCGCGCCGTGCAGGGCCTGGGCGCGGCGGGGATCATGAGCGTGAACGCGGCGCTGGTGCGCATGATCTATCCGCGGGCGCGGCTGGGGCAGGGACTGGCGCTCAATTCGCTGGTCGTCGCGGCGTCATCGGTGGCCGGGCCCTCGGTGGCGGCCGCCATTCTCTCGGTGTCGTCCTGGCCGATGCTGTTCGCGATCAACCTGCCGCTGGGGCTGGCGACGCTCTGGCTCGGCCGGCGCGCGCTGCCGTTCAATCCTGCTCCGCCTGCGCACGGGGCAAAAGCGGGTGCGCGCTTTTCCGTGATCGACGTGGCGCTCAACGTACTGATGTTCGCGCTGGTGTTCATCGGCGGCGACCAGCTGGGCGTGCACGGCGGGGCGGGCGGGCTGCCGCTGGGCCCCGCGCTGACGCTGCTTGCGGGCCTGGCGGTGGGGGTGGTGTTCGTGCGCAGGCAGGTGCGGGCCGACCGCCGCGGGGAGACGCCACTCTTCCCGGTGGACCTGCTGCGCATCCCGGTGTTTTCCTTGTCGATGGGGGCATCGATCGCGGCCTTCTGTGCGCAGATGCTGGCGTTCCTCGCGCTGCCGTTCCTGCTGCTGGAAGCGCACGGCCGCTCGCATGCCGAGGCCGGCCTGCTGATCACGCCCTGGCCCCTGGCCATCGTGGCCGTCGCGCCGCTCGCCGGCCGGCTGATCGGGCGCGTGCCGGACGGCCTGCTGGGCGGCATCGGCATGGCCGTGCTGGCACTGGGGCTGGCGGCGCTGGCCGGCATGCCGCAGGATGCAGGTGCGTTCGGCGTGGTGTGGCGCATGGCGCTGTGCGGCGTGGGCTTCGCGCTGTTCCAGTCGCCCAACAACCACACCATCGTCACGTCCGCGCCGCTGCAGCGCTCGGGTGCCGCAGGCGGCATGCTGAGCACGGCCCGGCTCACGGGCCAGACATTGGGGGCCGTGCTGCTCGCGGTGATCTTCGCGATCCAGGGCACGCATGGCGGCCATGCGGAGACGGTGGCGTTCTGGCTCGCCGCGGGCAGCGCTGTGGTGGCAGGCGTATGCAGCGTGCTGCGCCTGGGGCCGGCGAGGGCTGCCGGAGGGCGCGGCGCAGGCCACTGA
- a CDS encoding DUF72 domain-containing protein: MQESLFGDDDLPPPPAPAAAAQSPAAEEAPAKPRRPPRTGGGVHPIEPDPGLLALAAALPPQLRLGGSSWSYPGWRGLVWEGEHSESTLARQGLAAYARHPLMRTVSIDRGFYKPLTVSQYAGYASQVPDDFRFIVKAPSLVTDALVRAEDGRGRAPNPAFLDPALALQEFVAPALEGLGAKIGALVFQLSPLPLAQLHRLEGTIAQLGSLLRAMPPLAPTAPDGVLAVEVRDPEWLSPEYEPLFAEALLSAGATYCLGLHAKMPPLEEQLRLLRRLWPGPLVCRWNLNPVHGAYGYEEAEALYNPFDRIVHPAPEVHALLARTLAGITGKGQNAFVAISNHAEGCAPITIRTLAGQVAALQGYRPPADVDGDSGADRNAGAGAEPESGDHSDHESGNDSTT, encoded by the coding sequence ATGCAAGAGTCCCTCTTCGGCGACGACGACCTTCCTCCCCCGCCTGCACCGGCGGCAGCGGCCCAGTCTCCAGCAGCAGAGGAAGCCCCCGCCAAGCCCCGCCGCCCGCCCAGGACTGGTGGTGGCGTCCACCCCATCGAGCCCGACCCCGGCCTGCTGGCCCTGGCCGCCGCCCTGCCCCCGCAGCTGCGGCTCGGCGGCTCTTCCTGGAGCTACCCCGGCTGGAGGGGCCTGGTCTGGGAGGGCGAACACTCCGAATCCACCCTGGCGCGCCAGGGACTGGCCGCGTATGCGCGGCACCCGCTGATGCGCACCGTGAGCATCGACCGCGGTTTCTACAAACCCCTCACCGTGAGCCAGTACGCGGGCTACGCCTCGCAGGTGCCCGACGACTTCCGCTTCATCGTGAAGGCGCCCAGCCTCGTCACCGATGCGCTGGTGCGTGCCGAGGACGGCCGCGGGCGCGCGCCGAACCCGGCCTTCCTCGACCCCGCACTGGCACTCCAGGAATTCGTGGCGCCCGCGCTGGAAGGACTGGGCGCCAAGATCGGGGCCCTGGTGTTCCAGTTGAGCCCCTTGCCGCTGGCGCAGCTCCATCGCCTCGAAGGCACCATCGCCCAACTGGGCTCCCTGCTGCGCGCGATGCCGCCGCTCGCCCCCACCGCACCGGACGGCGTGCTGGCCGTGGAGGTGCGCGATCCGGAGTGGCTTTCGCCGGAATACGAGCCGCTGTTCGCCGAAGCGCTGCTCTCGGCCGGCGCCACCTATTGCCTGGGGCTGCATGCCAAGATGCCGCCGCTCGAAGAGCAGTTGCGGCTGCTGCGCAGGCTCTGGCCGGGCCCGCTGGTGTGCCGCTGGAACCTCAACCCCGTGCATGGCGCCTACGGCTACGAAGAGGCCGAAGCGCTCTACAATCCGTTCGACCGCATCGTCCATCCTGCGCCGGAGGTGCATGCTCTGCTGGCGCGCACGCTGGCGGGCATCACCGGCAAGGGGCAGAACGCGTTCGTCGCGATCAGCAACCATGCGGAGGGCTGCGCACCGATCACCATCCGCACCCTGGCGGGTCAGGTGGCAGCATTGCAGGGCTATCGTCCGCCGGCCGATGTCGATGGGGACAGCGGCGCGGACCGGAATGCGGGCGCAGGCGCCGAACCGGAATCCGGTGACCACTCCGACCACGAATCCGGCAACGATTCCACGACCTGA
- a CDS encoding Tex family protein produces the protein MQQIIRQLATEIRVGEQQVRAAVDLLDGGATVPFIARYRKEATGGLDDVQLRELEARLAYLRELEDRRAAVLKAIDEQGKLTDALRAAIAAAPTKQELEDIYLPYKQKRRTKGQIAKEFGIEPLADRLFADPTLDPAVEAQAFLRPPEVLDDGKPGADFSTVGAVLDGVRDILSERWAEDAALVQSMREWLWTEGLLRSKKVESKNEADPEVAKFRDYFDYDEPIGRVPSHRALAVFRGRALEILEAKLVLPVEPEPGKPSIAEGRIALHLGWSHAGRPADDLLRKCVAWTWRVKLSLSTERDLFSRLREEAEKVAIKVFSDNLRDLLLAAPAGPRAVMGLDPGIRTGVKVAVVDATGKLVETATVYPHEPRRDWEGSLHTLARLVQKHGVQLVAIGNGTASRETDKLAADLLKLVAKAELSFEKVVVSEAGASVYSASEYASQEMPDVDVSLRGAASIARRLQDPLAELVKIDPKSIGVGQYQHDVNQSELARTLDAVVEDCVNSVGVDLNTASAPLLSRVSGLSGSVAKAVVRWREANGAFRSRRQLMEVAGLGAKTFEQSAGFLRIRGGDNPLDMTGVHPETYPVVERILAHTAKPVNEVMGRADMLKQLKPELFANEKFGVITVRDILAELEKPGRDPRPDFKVARFNDGVEDIADLKEGMVLEGTVSNVAQFGAFVDLGVHQDGLVHVSQLSHKFVQDAREIVKTGDIVKVKVLEVDPVRKRISLTMKLDAAPARRDQDGRGPRENRFEGAGRGYAQPARRAADPAPQSAMASAFAKLQGHKR, from the coding sequence ATGCAGCAGATCATCCGGCAACTGGCCACGGAAATCAGGGTGGGGGAACAGCAGGTCCGTGCGGCCGTGGATCTGCTGGACGGCGGGGCCACGGTGCCCTTCATCGCGCGCTACCGCAAGGAGGCCACGGGTGGCCTGGACGATGTGCAGCTGCGCGAACTGGAGGCGCGGCTCGCCTACCTGCGCGAACTGGAGGACCGCCGTGCCGCGGTGCTCAAGGCCATCGACGAGCAGGGCAAGCTGACCGATGCGCTGCGGGCCGCCATCGCCGCCGCGCCCACCAAGCAGGAACTGGAAGACATCTACCTGCCCTACAAGCAGAAGCGCCGTACCAAGGGGCAGATCGCGAAGGAGTTCGGCATCGAGCCGCTGGCCGACCGCCTGTTCGCGGACCCGACGCTCGACCCGGCCGTGGAGGCGCAGGCCTTCCTGCGCCCGCCCGAGGTGCTGGACGACGGCAAGCCGGGCGCCGATTTCTCCACCGTGGGCGCGGTGCTGGACGGCGTGCGCGACATCCTTTCCGAGCGCTGGGCGGAAGATGCCGCCCTGGTGCAGTCGATGCGGGAATGGCTCTGGACCGAAGGCCTGCTGCGCAGCAAGAAGGTGGAGTCGAAGAACGAGGCCGACCCGGAGGTGGCGAAGTTCCGCGACTATTTCGACTACGACGAACCCATCGGCCGCGTGCCGTCGCACCGCGCGCTGGCCGTGTTCCGCGGGCGGGCGCTGGAGATCCTGGAGGCCAAGCTCGTGCTGCCCGTGGAGCCCGAGCCCGGCAAGCCGAGCATCGCCGAGGGCCGCATTGCGCTGCACCTGGGCTGGAGCCATGCGGGCCGGCCGGCCGACGACCTGCTCCGCAAGTGCGTGGCCTGGACGTGGCGCGTGAAGCTCAGCCTGTCCACGGAGCGTGACCTGTTCTCCCGCCTGCGCGAGGAGGCCGAGAAGGTGGCGATCAAGGTCTTCTCGGACAACCTGCGCGACCTGCTGCTGGCCGCACCTGCCGGCCCGCGTGCCGTGATGGGCCTGGACCCGGGCATCCGCACCGGCGTGAAGGTGGCGGTGGTGGATGCCACCGGCAAGCTGGTGGAGACGGCCACGGTCTATCCCCACGAGCCGCGCCGCGACTGGGAAGGCTCGCTGCACACGCTGGCGCGCCTCGTGCAAAAGCACGGCGTGCAGCTGGTGGCCATCGGCAACGGCACCGCGAGCCGCGAGACCGACAAGCTGGCTGCCGACTTGCTCAAGCTGGTGGCCAAGGCCGAGCTCAGTTTCGAGAAGGTGGTGGTGAGCGAGGCGGGTGCCTCCGTCTATTCCGCGAGCGAGTACGCGAGCCAGGAAATGCCCGACGTGGACGTGAGCCTGCGCGGTGCGGCAAGCATCGCCCGCCGGCTGCAGGACCCGCTGGCCGAGCTGGTGAAGATCGACCCGAAGAGCATCGGCGTGGGCCAGTACCAGCACGACGTGAACCAGAGCGAACTGGCGCGCACGCTGGACGCGGTCGTCGAGGATTGCGTGAACTCCGTGGGCGTGGACCTGAACACCGCGAGCGCGCCGCTGCTCTCGCGCGTATCGGGCCTGTCGGGCAGCGTGGCCAAGGCCGTGGTGCGCTGGCGCGAGGCCAACGGTGCCTTCCGCAGCCGGCGCCAGCTCATGGAGGTGGCGGGCCTGGGCGCGAAGACGTTCGAGCAGTCCGCCGGCTTCCTGCGCATCCGCGGGGGCGACAACCCGCTGGACATGACGGGCGTCCACCCGGAGACCTATCCGGTGGTGGAGCGCATCCTGGCGCACACGGCCAAGCCGGTGAACGAGGTCATGGGCCGCGCCGACATGCTCAAGCAGCTCAAGCCCGAGCTGTTCGCCAACGAGAAGTTCGGCGTGATCACGGTCCGGGACATCCTCGCCGAACTCGAGAAACCCGGCCGCGACCCGCGCCCGGACTTCAAGGTGGCACGCTTCAACGACGGCGTGGAGGACATCGCCGACCTGAAGGAGGGCATGGTGCTCGAGGGCACCGTGAGCAACGTTGCCCAGTTCGGCGCCTTCGTGGACCTGGGCGTGCACCAGGACGGCCTGGTCCACGTGAGCCAGCTCAGCCACAAGTTCGTGCAGGACGCGCGCGAGATCGTGAAGACCGGCGACATCGTGAAGGTGAAGGTGCTCGAGGTGGACCCGGTGCGCAAGCGCATCAGCCTGACCATGAAGCTCGACGCCGCGCCGGCGCGCCGGGACCAGGATGGCCGGGGCCCGCGCGAGAACCGCTTCGAAGGCGCCGGCCGCGGCTACGCCCAGCCTGCGCGCCGCGCGGCCGACCCGGCACCGCAGTCGGCCATGGCGTCGGCCTTCGCAAAGCTGCAGGGTCACAAACGGTAA